One stretch of Bosea vaviloviae DNA includes these proteins:
- a CDS encoding replicative DNA helicase has translation MATATALVTRLENREAEYRVQPHNIEAEQALLGAILVNNDAFYRVSDFLLPDHFFEAIHQRVFELMSSLVRAGKIATPITLKTFVGEMDLGGITASQYLARLAAEATTVINAGDYGRTVYELAIRRLLIGVGEDLVNVAYDAPVEMPPREQIEDAERKLYELAEKGRYEGGFQKFDNALRIAIDMAANAYARAGGLSGISSGLRDLDQRMGGLQPSDLIVLAGRPAMGKTSLATNIAFNIAKAWRGERQTDGSLKTVDGGIVAFFSLEMSADQLATRIVAEQSGISSYKIRQGRITEADFARLTDVAAQIEKLPLYIDQTGGISIAQLVARARRLKRQKGLDVLFIDYLQLLSGSSKNNQNRVQELTEITTSLKALAKELAVPIIALSQLSRQVESRDDKRPQLSDLRESGSIEQDADVVMFVYRDEYYLKGKEPRPGTEEHNKWQIEMEAAHGVAELIIGKQRHGPTGAIALQFDAEVTRFSDRADELRLPDRE, from the coding sequence ATGGCCACAGCAACCGCCCTCGTCACCCGCCTCGAAAACCGCGAGGCCGAGTACCGCGTCCAGCCTCACAACATCGAGGCGGAGCAGGCGCTGCTGGGCGCGATCCTGGTCAATAACGACGCCTTCTATCGCGTCTCCGACTTCCTGCTGCCGGACCATTTCTTCGAGGCTATCCACCAGCGCGTCTTCGAGTTGATGTCGAGCCTTGTCCGCGCCGGCAAGATCGCGACGCCGATCACGCTCAAGACCTTCGTCGGCGAGATGGACCTCGGCGGCATCACCGCCTCGCAATATCTTGCGCGCCTCGCCGCCGAGGCGACGACCGTCATCAACGCCGGCGACTATGGTCGCACGGTCTACGAACTCGCGATCCGCCGCCTGCTGATCGGTGTGGGTGAGGATCTCGTCAACGTCGCCTATGACGCTCCCGTCGAGATGCCGCCGCGCGAACAGATCGAGGATGCCGAGCGCAAGCTCTACGAACTCGCCGAAAAGGGCCGCTATGAGGGCGGCTTCCAGAAATTCGACAACGCGCTGCGCATCGCGATCGACATGGCGGCCAACGCCTATGCGCGTGCCGGCGGCCTGTCTGGCATCTCGTCGGGCCTGCGCGATCTCGACCAGCGCATGGGCGGCCTGCAGCCCTCCGACCTGATCGTCCTCGCCGGCCGTCCCGCCATGGGCAAGACATCGCTTGCGACCAACATCGCCTTCAACATCGCCAAGGCCTGGCGCGGCGAACGCCAGACCGACGGCTCGCTCAAGACCGTCGATGGCGGCATCGTCGCCTTCTTCTCGCTCGAAATGTCGGCCGACCAGCTCGCGACGCGTATCGTCGCCGAGCAGTCGGGTATCTCCTCCTACAAGATCAGGCAGGGCCGCATCACCGAGGCCGATTTTGCGCGCTTGACCGATGTCGCGGCGCAAATCGAGAAGTTGCCGCTCTATATCGACCAGACCGGCGGCATCTCGATCGCCCAGCTCGTCGCCCGCGCCCGCCGATTGAAGCGTCAGAAGGGGCTCGATGTCCTCTTCATCGACTATCTGCAGCTCCTCTCCGGCTCGTCCAAGAACAACCAGAACCGCGTGCAGGAATTGACCGAGATCACCACCAGCCTGAAGGCGCTGGCGAAGGAGCTTGCCGTTCCGATCATTGCGCTTTCGCAGCTCTCGCGTCAGGTCGAAAGCCGCGACGACAAGCGCCCGCAGCTCTCGGATCTGCGTGAATCGGGCTCGATCGAGCAGGACGCCGACGTCGTGATGTTCGTCTACCGCGACGAATACTATCTCAAGGGCAAGGAGCCGCGCCCCGGCACCGAAGAACACAACAAGTGGCAGATCGAGATGGAGGCCGCCCATGGCGTGGCCGAGCTCATCATCGGCAAGCAGCGCCACGGCCCCACCGGGGCGATCGCGCTCCAGTTCGACGCCGAGGTGACGCGCTTCTCCGACCGCGCCGACGAACTCCGACTCCCGGATCGCGAATGA
- the fabD gene encoding ACP S-malonyltransferase, with product MTTAFIFPGQGSQVVGMGKSLTEAFPQAKAVFDEVDAALSQKLSTLMWEGPAEELTLTANAQPALMAVSLAVIRVLEAEAGLDLKRDAAFVAGHSLGEYSALAAAGTFSITDAARLLRIRGDAMQKAVPAGQGAMAALLGAELDLARSIANDAAQGEVCEAANDNGGGQVVLSGAKAAIERAIALSAERGVKRAMLLPVSAPFHCALMQPAAEAMRAALATVSMQAPVVPVMANVGAAPLSDPAAIRASLVAQVTGTVRWRECVLAMTDAGVTQFVEAGSGKVLAGLIKRIAAGVATISVGTADDIANYKTRNG from the coding sequence ATGACCACAGCGTTCATCTTTCCCGGCCAGGGTTCCCAGGTCGTGGGCATGGGCAAGAGCCTGACCGAGGCCTTCCCGCAGGCGAAAGCCGTGTTCGACGAGGTCGATGCGGCGCTCTCGCAGAAGCTCTCCACCCTGATGTGGGAAGGGCCTGCCGAGGAATTGACGCTTACCGCCAATGCGCAGCCGGCGCTGATGGCCGTCAGCCTCGCCGTCATTCGCGTGCTCGAGGCCGAGGCAGGGCTCGATCTGAAGCGCGACGCGGCCTTCGTCGCCGGCCACTCGCTCGGCGAATACTCGGCGCTCGCGGCGGCCGGGACCTTCAGCATCACGGATGCGGCGCGCCTGCTGCGGATCCGGGGCGACGCCATGCAGAAGGCCGTGCCGGCGGGGCAGGGCGCCATGGCCGCGCTTCTGGGGGCGGAGCTCGATCTCGCGCGTTCCATAGCCAATGACGCCGCCCAGGGCGAAGTCTGCGAGGCGGCCAATGACAATGGCGGTGGCCAGGTCGTGCTGTCGGGCGCAAAGGCGGCGATCGAGCGCGCCATTGCGCTTTCCGCCGAACGCGGCGTCAAGCGCGCCATGTTGCTGCCGGTTTCCGCGCCCTTCCATTGCGCCCTGATGCAGCCTGCGGCCGAGGCCATGCGCGCGGCACTGGCGACTGTCTCCATGCAGGCACCGGTCGTTCCGGTGATGGCGAATGTCGGCGCCGCGCCGCTGAGCGATCCGGCCGCCATTCGCGCCTCATTGGTGGCGCAGGTCACAGGCACGGTTCGCTGGCGCGAATGCGTGCTGGCGATGACCGATGCCGGCGTCACCCAATTCGTCGAGGCTGGCAGCGGCAAGGTGCTGGCCGGCCTGATCAAGCGGATCGCGGCGGGAGTCGCCACCATCTCCGTCGGCACGGCCGACGATATCGCGAATTATAAAACCCGGAACGGGTGA
- a CDS encoding acyl carrier protein: protein MSDVAERVKKIVVEHLGVEPEKVVDGANFIEDLGADSLDTVELVMAFEEEFGVEIPDDAAETIVTVGDAVKFLSKTA, encoded by the coding sequence ATGAGCGATGTCGCCGAGCGCGTGAAGAAGATCGTGGTCGAGCATCTCGGCGTCGAGCCGGAGAAGGTTGTGGACGGCGCGAACTTCATCGAGGATCTGGGCGCTGACAGCCTCGACACCGTCGAGCTCGTGATGGCCTTCGAGGAAGAGTTCGGCGTCGAGATCCCCGACGATGCGGCCGAGACGATCGTGACCGTCGGCGACGCCGTCAAGTTCCTGTCGAAAACCGCCTGA
- the rpsF gene encoding 30S ribosomal protein S6 — protein MALYEHVLLARQDVSAQQVETLVEQFKGIIEANGGSVPKVEYWGVKSLGYRIKKNRKAHYSLLNINAPSAAVLEMERQMRINEDVLRFLTVRVEELEEGQSAMLQKRDRDDRGDRGDRFDRGGPGGGGDRFDRDRGPRRDRPRRDDEVTETTGAEV, from the coding sequence ATGGCATTGTACGAGCATGTCCTGCTCGCGCGACAAGACGTCAGCGCGCAGCAGGTCGAAACCCTTGTCGAGCAGTTCAAGGGCATCATCGAGGCGAATGGCGGCTCGGTTCCGAAGGTGGAGTACTGGGGCGTCAAGTCGCTCGGCTACCGCATCAAGAAGAACCGCAAGGCGCATTACTCGCTGCTGAACATCAACGCCCCCTCCGCCGCCGTGCTGGAGATGGAGCGCCAGATGCGCATCAACGAAGACGTCCTGCGCTTCCTGACCGTCCGCGTCGAGGAGCTCGAAGAGGGTCAGTCGGCCATGCTGCAGAAGCGTGACCGCGACGACCGTGGCGATCGGGGCGACCGCTTCGACCGTGGAGGCCCGGGCGGCGGCGGCGACCGTTTCGACCGCGATCGTGGCCCGCGCCGCGACCGTCCGCGTCGCGACGACGAAGTCACCGAAACCACCGGCGCGGAGGTCTGA
- the fabG gene encoding 3-oxoacyl-[acyl-carrier-protein] reductase yields MFDLTGKKALVTGATGGLGGAIARQLHSQGATVALSGTRVEALEALAAELGERVVIAPCNLSDKESVEALVPAAEEKLGGLDILVNNAGVTRDNLFLRLKDEDWDSVIAVNLTAAFRLSRAAVKTMMRRRYGRIISIGSIVGTTGNPGQGNYAASKAGLIGMSKALAAEVASRNITVNIVAPGFIESPMTQALNEKQREGILSDVPMGRLGSGADVAAAVAYLASNEAAYVTGQTLHVNGGMTMI; encoded by the coding sequence ATGTTTGATTTGACGGGCAAGAAGGCCCTGGTCACCGGCGCGACCGGCGGCCTGGGTGGCGCGATCGCGCGGCAGCTGCACAGCCAGGGCGCGACCGTGGCGCTCTCGGGAACGCGCGTCGAGGCACTGGAGGCCCTGGCCGCCGAACTTGGTGAGCGGGTTGTGATCGCGCCCTGCAACCTGTCCGACAAGGAATCGGTCGAAGCGCTGGTGCCCGCGGCGGAAGAGAAGCTCGGGGGGCTCGACATCCTCGTCAACAATGCCGGCGTCACGCGCGACAACCTGTTCCTGCGCCTGAAGGACGAGGATTGGGACAGCGTCATCGCCGTCAATCTGACCGCGGCTTTCAGGCTCTCGCGCGCGGCCGTGAAGACGATGATGCGCCGCCGCTATGGCCGCATCATCTCGATCGGCTCCATCGTCGGCACGACAGGCAATCCCGGGCAGGGCAATTACGCGGCCTCCAAGGCTGGGCTGATCGGCATGTCGAAAGCGCTCGCGGCCGAGGTCGCCAGCCGCAACATCACCGTCAATATCGTCGCGCCGGGGTTCATCGAGTCGCCGATGACGCAGGCGCTTAACGAAAAGCAGCGCGAGGGCATCTTGTCCGACGTGCCGATGGGCCGGCTGGGCTCGGGCGCAGATGTTGCTGCCGCGGTTGCCTATCTCGCCAGCAATGAGGCCGCTTACGTGACGGGGCAGACTCTGCACGTCAACGGCGGAATGACAATGATTTGA
- the rplI gene encoding 50S ribosomal protein L9 encodes MEVILLERVAKLGQMGEVVRVRDGFGRNYLLARGKALRATEDNRKRFETQRIELETRNLELKSEAETVAETLNGHSVVILRQSGESGVLYGSVSTRDIAESLTADGFHVARSQVTLNAPIKTLGLHTVPVVLHPEVSVTVTINVARSKEESERQVRGENVTAREEFDLDDLGLEVGAALAEAGEDDR; translated from the coding sequence ATGGAAGTGATCCTGCTCGAACGCGTCGCCAAGCTCGGCCAGATGGGCGAAGTCGTGCGCGTCCGCGACGGCTTCGGCCGCAACTACCTGCTCGCCCGCGGCAAGGCGCTGCGCGCCACCGAAGACAACCGCAAGCGCTTCGAGACCCAGCGCATTGAGCTCGAGACCCGCAATCTCGAGCTGAAGTCGGAAGCCGAGACCGTCGCCGAGACGCTGAACGGCCACTCGGTCGTGATCCTGCGCCAGTCGGGCGAATCCGGCGTGCTCTACGGCTCGGTCTCGACCCGCGACATCGCCGAGTCGCTGACCGCCGACGGCTTCCACGTCGCCCGCAGCCAGGTGACGCTGAACGCCCCGATCAAGACGCTCGGCCTGCACACCGTCCCGGTCGTGCTGCATCCGGAAGTCTCGGTCACGGTCACGATTAACGTCGCCCGTTCCAAGGAAGAGTCCGAGCGCCAGGTGCGCGGCGAGAACGTCACGGCCCGCGAGGAATTCGACCTCGACGATCTCGGCCTCGAAGTCGGAGCGGCGCTGGCGGAAGCCGGCGAGGACGACCGCTGA
- a CDS encoding plasmid stabilization protein encodes MAEPQLSVRSARARDIAHRLAQREKRTVAQVVERALERYEASEAEREPAAEFYARMRAEPGDDVDLMEIINEARKPHTGIDL; translated from the coding sequence ATGGCCGAACCACAATTGTCCGTCCGCAGCGCCCGGGCTCGCGATATCGCGCACCGTTTGGCACAGCGCGAGAAGCGTACCGTGGCACAGGTCGTCGAGAGGGCGCTTGAGCGCTATGAGGCGAGCGAGGCCGAGCGGGAGCCGGCGGCTGAATTCTATGCGCGGATGCGGGCGGAACCCGGTGACGACGTCGATCTGATGGAAATCATCAACGAGGCACGCAAACCGCATACCGGCATCGATCTGTGA
- the radA gene encoding DNA repair protein RadA — MAKRGPTYICQACGAVYHRWQGKCDACGTWSSLSEEAQAAPVPGGRTSSNGKARGRVFALETLKGDTQDAPRIKAGIGELDRVTGGGFVPGSVLLIGGNPGIGKSTLLMQACAALALSGRRVVYVSGEESTGQVRLRAERMGLAEAPVDLAAETNVEDIIATLGQGSRPALVVIDSIQTMWSGEVESAPGTVTQVRGSAQALIRYAKTSGACLILVGHVTKDGQIAGPRVVEHMVDAVLSFEGEGAHAFRILRAQKNRFGPTDEIGVFEMTGMGLSEVTNPSALFLADRDQAAPGAAVFAGIEGTRPVLVEIQALVAPTSLGTPRRAVVGWDNSRLAMVLAVLETHGGLKLGQHDVYLNVAGGLRVNEPAADLAVAAALVSSLSGAILPPESVYFGEIALSGAIRPVSVAPARLREASKLGFESALMPSGGADTGDGGGLMLRRFGHVTELVADIAARAPRRDVK, encoded by the coding sequence ATGGCCAAGCGCGGACCGACCTATATCTGCCAAGCTTGCGGGGCGGTCTATCATCGCTGGCAAGGCAAATGCGACGCCTGCGGCACCTGGTCCTCGCTATCTGAGGAGGCCCAGGCTGCGCCTGTTCCCGGTGGCCGCACCTCGTCGAACGGCAAGGCGCGAGGGCGCGTCTTCGCCCTGGAGACCCTGAAGGGCGACACGCAGGACGCACCGCGCATCAAGGCCGGCATCGGCGAACTCGACCGCGTCACCGGCGGCGGCTTCGTGCCGGGCTCGGTGCTGCTGATCGGCGGCAATCCCGGCATCGGCAAATCGACCTTGCTGATGCAGGCCTGCGCCGCTCTCGCGCTCTCCGGCCGCCGCGTCGTCTATGTCTCGGGCGAGGAATCGACCGGCCAGGTCCGCTTGCGCGCCGAGCGCATGGGGCTGGCCGAAGCCCCGGTCGATCTGGCGGCGGAAACCAATGTCGAAGACATCATTGCGACCTTGGGCCAGGGCAGCCGCCCTGCCCTGGTGGTGATCGATTCGATCCAGACGATGTGGTCGGGCGAGGTCGAGAGCGCGCCGGGTACCGTCACCCAGGTTCGCGGCTCGGCGCAGGCACTGATCCGCTATGCCAAGACCAGCGGCGCCTGCCTGATTCTCGTCGGCCATGTCACCAAGGACGGGCAGATCGCCGGCCCCCGCGTCGTCGAGCACATGGTCGACGCCGTGCTCTCCTTCGAGGGCGAAGGCGCGCATGCCTTCCGCATCCTGCGCGCCCAGAAGAACCGTTTCGGCCCCACCGACGAAATCGGCGTTTTTGAGATGACCGGGATGGGCCTGTCGGAGGTTACCAACCCCTCGGCGCTTTTCCTCGCGGACCGGGATCAGGCGGCGCCAGGCGCAGCGGTCTTCGCCGGGATCGAGGGCACGCGGCCCGTACTGGTCGAGATCCAGGCCCTGGTCGCTCCGACCTCGCTGGGCACGCCGCGCCGTGCCGTCGTCGGCTGGGACAACAGCCGCCTGGCCATGGTGCTGGCCGTGCTCGAGACCCATGGCGGGCTCAAGCTTGGCCAGCACGATGTCTATCTGAATGTCGCGGGCGGCCTGCGGGTCAACGAGCCCGCCGCCGATCTGGCGGTCGCCGCCGCGCTGGTCTCATCGCTGAGCGGGGCGATCCTGCCGCCGGAATCGGTCTATTTCGGCGAGATCGCGCTGTCGGGCGCGATTCGGCCGGTATCGGTCGCACCCGCGCGCCTGCGCGAGGCTTCCAAGCTCGGCTTCGAATCGGCGCTGATGCCTTCGGGCGGCGCAGATACGGGTGATGGCGGCGGGCTGATGCTGCGGCGCTTCGGCCATGTCACGGAGCTTGTTGCCGATATAGCGGCGCGTGCACCTCGCAGAGATGTGAAATGA
- a CDS encoding type II toxin-antitoxin system VapC family toxin: MIFIDTNVVSETMRSEPNPHVSAWLQRHDRELALSTVVLAEIAFGIARIRPEQRATRFEQRLQELRRRFAGRFFTLNEDAALAYGELMGRAMRQGIVISIADGMIAAIAQVNGGRLATRNIKDFSSAGLELIDPWTR, encoded by the coding sequence GTGATTTTCATCGACACCAATGTCGTGTCGGAGACCATGCGGAGTGAGCCGAATCCGCATGTGAGCGCCTGGCTCCAACGGCATGATCGCGAACTCGCTCTTTCGACTGTGGTCTTGGCCGAGATCGCGTTCGGCATCGCGCGCATAAGGCCGGAACAGCGTGCAACCCGCTTCGAACAGAGATTGCAGGAATTGAGGCGGCGGTTCGCCGGTCGATTCTTCACGCTGAACGAAGACGCGGCGCTTGCCTATGGCGAACTCATGGGGCGAGCGATGCGCCAAGGCATCGTCATCTCGATCGCCGACGGCATGATCGCCGCGATTGCGCAGGTCAATGGCGGGCGGCTCGCCACACGAAACATCAAAGACTTCAGCTCGGCTGGACTCGAACTCATCGATCCTTGGACCCGTTGA
- the fabF gene encoding beta-ketoacyl-ACP synthase II: protein MRRVVVTGLGMVTPLGCGVEPTWARILSGASGAGPITSFDASDLPARIACNIPRGDGTDSTFNPDDWMEPKEQRKVDDFIVFAMAAAKQALTDANWAPESYEDQTATGVAIGSGIGGLGGIYEASILLKERGPRRLSPFFIPGRLSNLAAGYVSIENQLKGPNHAVVTACSTGAHAIGDAARMVALGDAEVMVAGGTESAINRLGIAGFCACRALSTGFNDTPEKASRPYDKDRDGFVMGEGAGVVVLEELEHALARGARIYAEITGYGMSGDAYHITSPSEDGDGAYRCMSAALNRAGLTASDLDYVNAHGTSTQLGDEIELRAVERLLANASRKPAMSSTKSATGHLLGAAGAIEAIFSILAIRDQIAPPTINLDNPSVETDLDLVPHVAKKRRIDAVLSNSFGFGGTNASLVMRRYVD, encoded by the coding sequence ATGCGACGTGTCGTCGTCACCGGCCTCGGCATGGTGACGCCGCTCGGATGTGGCGTCGAGCCGACTTGGGCTCGCATTCTGTCCGGCGCCAGCGGCGCCGGGCCGATCACGAGTTTTGACGCGAGCGATCTGCCTGCGCGGATCGCCTGCAACATCCCGCGTGGCGATGGCACCGACAGCACCTTCAATCCCGACGATTGGATGGAGCCGAAGGAACAGCGCAAGGTCGATGATTTCATCGTCTTCGCGATGGCGGCCGCCAAGCAGGCGCTGACCGATGCGAACTGGGCGCCCGAGAGCTATGAGGACCAGACCGCGACCGGTGTCGCGATCGGTTCCGGCATCGGCGGGCTCGGCGGCATCTATGAGGCTTCCATCCTGCTGAAGGAGCGCGGCCCACGTCGGCTCTCGCCCTTCTTCATCCCCGGCCGCCTGAGCAATCTGGCGGCGGGCTATGTCTCGATCGAGAACCAGCTCAAGGGCCCCAACCACGCGGTCGTGACGGCATGCTCCACCGGCGCTCATGCGATCGGCGACGCTGCCCGCATGGTCGCGCTCGGCGATGCCGAGGTGATGGTGGCCGGCGGTACGGAATCGGCGATCAACCGGCTCGGCATTGCAGGGTTCTGCGCCTGCCGCGCGTTGTCGACCGGATTCAACGACACGCCCGAGAAGGCCTCGCGCCCTTATGACAAGGACCGCGACGGCTTCGTCATGGGTGAGGGCGCCGGCGTTGTCGTGCTGGAGGAGCTCGAACACGCCCTGGCGCGTGGCGCCCGCATCTATGCCGAGATCACCGGCTACGGCATGTCGGGCGACGCCTATCACATCACCTCGCCTTCGGAAGACGGCGATGGCGCTTATCGCTGCATGTCCGCGGCCTTGAACCGGGCGGGACTGACGGCGTCCGATCTCGATTACGTCAATGCGCACGGCACCTCGACGCAGCTCGGCGACGAGATCGAACTGCGCGCGGTCGAGCGGCTTCTGGCCAATGCCTCGCGCAAGCCGGCGATGTCGTCGACCAAATCGGCTACGGGCCACCTGCTCGGCGCCGCCGGCGCGATTGAGGCGATCTTCTCGATCCTGGCGATTCGCGACCAGATCGCACCGCCGACGATCAATCTCGACAACCCCTCCGTCGAGACCGATCTCGATCTCGTGCCGCATGTCGCCAAGAAGCGCCGCATCGACGCTGTGCTGTCGAATTCCTTCGGCTTTGGCGGGACCAACGCCTCTCTGGTGATGCGGCGCTACGTCGACTGA
- the rpsR gene encoding 30S ribosomal protein S18, with the protein MSTASAGARRPFFRRRKSCPFSGEGAPKIDYKDVRLLSRYISERGKIVPSRITAVSAKKQRELAQAIKRARFLGLLPYVIR; encoded by the coding sequence ATGTCGACTGCATCAGCCGGCGCTCGCCGCCCCTTCTTCCGCCGCCGCAAGTCCTGCCCCTTCTCGGGTGAGGGCGCTCCGAAGATCGACTACAAGGATGTGCGCCTGCTCTCGCGCTACATCTCCGAGCGCGGCAAGATCGTGCCGTCGCGCATCACGGCGGTCTCCGCCAAGAAGCAGCGTGAGCTCGCCCAGGCGATCAAGCGCGCCCGCTTCCTTGGCCTGCTGCCCTACGTCATCCGCTGA
- the alr gene encoding alanine racemase gives MSTFDSADAATAGAILTVDLGALVANWRALGARAGTEAGAVVKANAYGIGIEPAVTALARAGCRSFFVAHLSEGIRARSVAPDAAVYILNGLLPDTSGLYAEHGLSPVLGSHEELLEWASFRQTGAQVRPAALHVDTAMNRLGLWPGEGLNLARERSGVIAAAGIGLVISHFASSEDEADPANARQIAAFAEIAAAFPDTPASLKNSSGHFLKDCPSYQLTRPGYALYGGNPTPGQANPMQPVIGLEARIIQLREVEAGTQAGYNGRWTAKSRRKLATICLGYADGYPRNASWTNTVTGGSALVGGVICPFVGSVSMDLIIVDVTEAPADAAVRGESVTLIGGPLDIETVGAGAKTIGYEILTSLGRRYARRYVGL, from the coding sequence ATGAGCACCTTCGATTCAGCCGACGCCGCGACCGCCGGCGCCATCCTCACCGTCGATCTCGGCGCGCTGGTCGCCAATTGGCGGGCGCTGGGCGCGCGTGCCGGCACGGAAGCCGGCGCGGTGGTCAAGGCGAACGCCTATGGCATCGGCATCGAACCGGCAGTGACAGCGCTCGCCAGGGCCGGCTGCCGCAGCTTCTTCGTCGCGCATCTCTCCGAGGGGATCCGGGCGCGCAGCGTTGCCCCCGATGCAGCGGTCTATATCCTCAATGGACTGCTACCCGACACATCCGGCCTCTATGCGGAACACGGGCTGTCACCCGTGCTCGGTTCGCATGAGGAACTGCTGGAATGGGCCTCCTTTCGCCAGACCGGCGCACAGGTCCGGCCGGCGGCGCTGCATGTCGATACCGCGATGAACCGGCTCGGGCTCTGGCCCGGCGAGGGGCTCAATCTGGCCCGCGAGCGCAGCGGCGTGATCGCCGCGGCCGGGATCGGGCTGGTGATAAGCCATTTCGCCTCCTCCGAGGACGAGGCGGACCCGGCCAATGCCCGCCAGATCGCAGCCTTCGCCGAGATCGCGGCCGCATTCCCGGACACGCCGGCCTCGCTGAAGAATTCCTCCGGCCATTTCCTGAAGGACTGCCCGTCCTATCAGCTCACCCGGCCAGGCTATGCGCTCTATGGCGGCAACCCGACGCCGGGCCAGGCCAACCCGATGCAGCCCGTCATCGGCCTGGAGGCGCGCATCATCCAGCTGCGCGAGGTCGAGGCCGGTACGCAGGCCGGCTATAACGGTCGCTGGACGGCCAAGAGCCGGCGCAAGCTCGCCACCATCTGCCTCGGCTATGCCGACGGCTACCCGCGCAATGCGAGCTGGACCAATACCGTCACGGGCGGCTCGGCGCTGGTCGGCGGCGTCATCTGTCCTTTCGTCGGCTCTGTCTCGATGGATCTGATCATCGTCGACGTCACCGAAGCTCCGGCCGACGCCGCGGTTCGCGGCGAGAGCGTGACCCTGATCGGCGGCCCACTCGATATCGAGACGGTCGGCGCCGGGGCCAAGACGATCGGCTACGAGATCCTGACCAGCCTCGGCCGGCGTTATGCGCGCCGCTATGTCGGGCTTTGA
- a CDS encoding CvpA family protein, with protein sequence MPVTILDLVVIGVILISALLAAVRGLTREVLAIASWVAAAAVAWVFHPQLLPLAKQYIPNDTIALIASISALFLVTLIVVSLVTARISDFVLDSRIGALDRTLGFVFGAGRGLLLAVVGYLFFSALLPEKNLPSWAKDARARPILEETGRSLLTMLPQDINSDMIKKMLKPKTGEEPTEAPAEEPRPPASPTADPQRRTQVPNANDKQALQRVIEAGKATTPAQPRP encoded by the coding sequence ATGCCTGTCACCATCCTCGATCTCGTCGTCATCGGCGTGATTTTGATCTCGGCATTGCTGGCCGCCGTGCGCGGTCTGACGCGCGAAGTGCTGGCGATTGCCTCCTGGGTCGCCGCTGCCGCCGTGGCCTGGGTCTTCCACCCGCAGCTCTTGCCGCTCGCCAAGCAGTATATCCCCAATGACACGATCGCCCTGATCGCCTCGATCTCGGCGCTGTTCCTGGTGACCTTGATCGTGGTTTCGCTGGTGACGGCGCGGATTTCGGACTTCGTGCTGGATTCACGCATCGGCGCACTGGATCGGACGCTCGGCTTCGTCTTCGGCGCCGGTCGCGGCCTGCTGCTCGCCGTCGTCGGCTATCTGTTCTTCAGCGCGCTGCTGCCCGAGAAGAACCTGCCGTCCTGGGCCAAGGATGCGCGCGCCCGCCCGATTCTGGAGGAAACCGGCCGCTCGCTCTTGACGATGCTGCCGCAAGACATCAACTCCGACATGATCAAGAAGATGCTCAAGCCCAAGACGGGCGAGGAGCCGACGGAGGCGCCGGCCGAGGAGCCTCGCCCCCCCGCCAGCCCGACCGCCGACCCACAGCGTCGCACCCAGGTGCCCAATGCCAACGACAAGCAGGCATTGCAGCGGGTGATCGAAGCTGGCAAAGCAACGACGCCTGCCCAACCCCGTCCGTAA